In Bacteroides coprosuis DSM 18011, the following are encoded in one genomic region:
- a CDS encoding phosphoribosyltransferase (COGs: COG1040 amidophosphoribosyltransferase~InterPro IPR000836~KEGG: bth:BT_2800 putative amidophosphoribosyl-transferase~PFAM: Phosphoribosyltransferase~SPTR: Predicted amidophosphoribosyltransferases;~IMG reference gene:2504106099~PFAM: Phosphoribosyl transferase domain~TIGRFAM: comF family protein) gives MIKKLLTSVLDVIYPPTCMICQRALYEKEQSICLSCLNELPLTRLSYSEVNEADKIFWGLVDIEKVMSFIYYEKGSNFNHLLHNLKYKGYYQLGTTLGQLMAQGIDPCFFKTIDFIIPVPIHPKKEKQRGYNQALWLSKGIQRVYSIPIDCDTLQKGVFTESQTRKGVYERRTNTEDVFQFNPNKRMEGKHILLVDDVLTTGATLTACCSLLKSEMNVKVSILTFALTRE, from the coding sequence ATGATAAAAAAACTTCTAACTAGTGTTTTGGATGTCATTTATCCCCCTACTTGTATGATATGCCAAAGAGCCTTATATGAAAAAGAACAATCTATCTGTTTGTCTTGCCTAAATGAGCTTCCCCTTACTCGGCTCTCCTATTCTGAGGTTAATGAAGCAGACAAAATCTTCTGGGGCTTGGTAGATATAGAAAAGGTCATGTCTTTTATTTATTATGAAAAAGGATCAAACTTCAATCATCTCTTACATAATTTAAAGTATAAAGGATATTATCAATTAGGTACTACTTTGGGCCAACTTATGGCACAAGGTATCGATCCCTGTTTTTTCAAGACTATTGATTTTATTATACCCGTACCTATCCATCCTAAAAAGGAAAAGCAAAGAGGCTATAATCAGGCACTATGGCTAAGTAAAGGAATACAAAGAGTTTATTCTATTCCGATAGACTGTGATACCCTGCAAAAAGGAGTATTTACCGAATCGCAAACTCGAAAGGGTGTTTATGAAAGAAGAACGAATACAGAAGATGTTTTTCAGTTCAATCCAAATAAAAGAATGGAAGGAAAGCATATTCTACTCGTAGATGACGTACTAACAACAGGTGCTACACTCACAGCTTGTTGCAGTTTATTGAAGTCGGAAATGAATGTAAAAGTATCTATTCTCACCTTTGCTCTTACAAGAGAGTAA
- a CDS encoding NUDIX hydrolase (COGs: COG1051 ADP-ribose pyrophosphatase~InterPro IPR000086~KEGG: bfs:BF4214 putative MutT/NUDIX family protein~PFAM: NUDIX hydrolase domain~SPTR: Putative uncharacterized protein;~IMG reference gene:2504106100~PFAM: NUDIX domain~TIGRFAM: mutator mutT protein) yields MEHPLNQFVNCPKCGSSHFVNNNEKSKRCEDCKFVYYFNPSAATVAVILNSKNEILVALRAKDPAKNTLDLPGGFVDVDETGEEAVCREVKEETGLDVNNTQYLFSIPNIYIYSGFTVHTLDLFYLCYVKDTSYLLAQDDVAATRFIPIEEIEVEKFGLRSIREGIKRLLENKELLCYKQVK; encoded by the coding sequence ATGGAACATCCATTAAATCAATTTGTTAACTGTCCTAAATGTGGCTCATCTCATTTTGTTAATAATAACGAGAAATCCAAAAGATGTGAAGATTGTAAATTCGTATATTATTTTAATCCTTCTGCTGCCACAGTTGCAGTAATATTAAACTCTAAAAATGAAATACTTGTAGCATTAAGAGCGAAAGACCCTGCAAAAAACACTTTAGATCTCCCTGGAGGGTTTGTTGATGTTGATGAAACAGGAGAGGAGGCTGTTTGTCGTGAGGTTAAAGAAGAAACGGGGCTGGATGTTAATAACACACAATATCTTTTTTCTATTCCTAATATCTATATTTATAGTGGATTTACAGTACATACTTTAGACTTGTTTTACTTGTGTTATGTGAAAGATACCTCTTATCTTTTAGCTCAAGATGATGTGGCTGCAACTCGCTTTATTCCCATTGAGGAAATTGAGGTTGAAAAATTTGGATTAAGATCCATTCGGGAAGGTATAAAAAGGTTATTGGAAAATAAAGAGTTGCTTTGTTATAAACAAGTTAAATAA
- a CDS encoding Tetratricopeptide TPR_2 repeat-containing protein (COGs: COG1729 conserved hypothetical protein~InterPro IPR019734:IPR001440:IPR013105~KEGG: bfs:BF4215 TPR repeat-containing protein~PFAM: Tetratricopeptide TPR2; Tetratricopeptide TPR-1~SPTR: Putative TPR-repeat protein;~IMG reference gene:2504106101) — MKKKLIRGLCVLLVSAPIALHAQTSTAITSPDRLFKEGKALFQKESFAAAIPSLKAFVASKPSASLVQEANFMLAVSAYQLKDKNRVKILEEYLNDYPDSPHANYINGLLGSSYYFNEQYEYALAYFNSVDLDYLSNENREDVMYRQATSYLKVDKLNDAVAWFETLRVTSTKYEKDSQYYISYIRYTQGKYDEALKGFLALQADEKYGELVPYYIASSYFIKGHYDKAQIVAEGYLSQYPNHKYSAEMYRILGEASFQYGQYDRTISSLEQYVAAGNKLSRGSAYMLGMAYYNTGVYSKAVRNLGLVVTEKQDELTQNAYLNLGLSYLQLADKTNARMAFEQASSMNADLAVKEQALYNYALCIHETSFSAFGESVNVFERFLNEFPSSQYTDKVSDYLVELYMNTRSYDAALKSIARIDRPSARILEAKQKLLFQMGVQSFANSEFNEAIEYFSNSLVLGQYNPQTRAEAAYWRGESYYRLDKVAEASRNFKDYLTLTKSKSGETYALAHYNLGYIAFNQKNFSEAENWFSKYTQLETGDNREALADAFNRRGDCYLHSRAFIQAKGNYTRALNTSASVGDYSIYQMALVAGLQKNYSEKINLLSRLANEYPESPYVAQGWYEKGRSFVQQQNNSEAIRSFQQLIQKYPENPISRKAAAEVGLLYYQDGNYNEAIKTYKWVVQKYPGSDEARMAMRDLKSLYVDLNRVDEYATLAESMPGGIRMEVTEQDSLTYIAAEKIYLRGMNSEAKNSFERYLDKYPAGAFSLNAHYYLSVIAGKQGQNEDVITHTSKLLSYPDNPYYEEALIMRSELAYKQGNYTESLDFYKKLKDKASSPERILMAQTGRMRSAEHLNNNSEIILAASDLLLTSKLTPELKTEALYNRAKAYLAEGKQEVAMKDLIILGGDTRTIYGAEAKYLVAENLYKAKKYGAAEKEILQFIEQSTPHAYWLARGFVLLSDVYVAMGKNLEARQYLLSLQQNYKADDDIESMITTRLNKLKSENE, encoded by the coding sequence ATGAAGAAGAAATTAATCCGAGGACTATGTGTGCTATTGGTTAGTGCACCAATCGCACTTCACGCTCAAACGAGTACTGCGATAACTTCTCCAGACAGACTTTTTAAAGAAGGTAAAGCCTTATTTCAAAAAGAGAGTTTTGCTGCAGCAATTCCCTCTTTAAAAGCATTTGTTGCTAGTAAACCTTCTGCTTCTTTAGTTCAAGAAGCCAATTTTATGTTAGCTGTATCTGCTTATCAATTAAAAGATAAAAATAGAGTAAAAATACTAGAGGAATATTTGAATGATTACCCAGACTCTCCTCATGCGAACTATATAAATGGGTTATTGGGCTCTTCCTATTATTTTAATGAACAGTATGAATATGCTTTGGCTTATTTCAACTCTGTAGATTTAGATTATTTATCCAATGAAAATAGAGAGGATGTTATGTATAGACAAGCCACCTCTTATCTTAAGGTAGACAAACTAAATGATGCAGTAGCTTGGTTTGAAACATTAAGAGTTACGAGTACCAAGTACGAAAAAGATAGTCAATACTATATTTCTTATATTCGATATACTCAAGGTAAATATGATGAAGCACTAAAAGGCTTTTTAGCTTTGCAAGCAGATGAAAAATATGGAGAATTAGTACCTTATTATATTGCTTCCTCTTACTTTATTAAAGGACATTATGATAAAGCTCAAATCGTAGCCGAAGGCTATCTCTCTCAATACCCTAATCATAAATACAGTGCTGAGATGTACCGTATTTTAGGTGAGGCTAGCTTCCAATATGGACAATATGATAGAACAATAAGTTCTTTAGAACAATATGTTGCTGCAGGCAATAAATTGAGCCGAGGATCAGCTTATATGCTAGGTATGGCTTATTATAATACAGGTGTGTATAGTAAAGCTGTGCGTAACTTGGGACTTGTTGTCACAGAGAAGCAAGATGAACTTACTCAAAATGCTTATCTAAACCTTGGACTTAGTTATTTACAACTTGCCGATAAAACCAATGCACGTATGGCTTTTGAGCAGGCTTCTTCAATGAATGCAGACTTAGCTGTTAAAGAGCAAGCTTTATACAACTATGCATTGTGTATTCATGAAACCTCTTTCTCTGCATTTGGTGAATCTGTAAATGTGTTTGAAAGATTTTTAAATGAATTTCCATCTTCTCAATACACCGATAAGGTTAGTGACTATTTAGTTGAACTATATATGAATACTCGTAGCTATGATGCTGCTTTGAAGAGCATTGCTCGTATTGACAGACCTAGTGCTCGTATTCTAGAGGCAAAACAGAAGCTTCTTTTCCAGATGGGAGTTCAATCTTTTGCTAACTCTGAGTTTAATGAAGCTATTGAATACTTCTCTAATTCATTAGTTCTTGGTCAGTATAATCCTCAGACTAGAGCAGAAGCGGCTTATTGGAGAGGGGAATCCTATTATAGATTAGATAAAGTAGCTGAAGCATCACGTAACTTTAAAGATTATCTTACTTTGACAAAAAGTAAAAGTGGAGAAACGTATGCATTAGCTCATTATAATTTAGGATATATTGCTTTTAATCAGAAAAACTTTTCTGAGGCTGAAAACTGGTTCTCTAAATACACACAGTTGGAAACAGGCGATAATCGCGAAGCATTAGCAGATGCTTTCAATAGGCGAGGAGATTGCTACTTACATAGTAGAGCTTTTATTCAAGCAAAAGGGAATTATACCAGAGCATTGAATACTTCTGCTTCTGTAGGTGATTACTCTATCTATCAGATGGCTTTAGTAGCTGGATTACAAAAAAACTACTCTGAAAAGATTAATCTTTTGTCTAGGCTAGCTAATGAGTATCCAGAATCACCTTATGTAGCCCAAGGTTGGTATGAAAAGGGACGAAGCTTTGTACAACAACAAAATAATAGTGAAGCAATTCGCTCCTTTCAGCAGTTGATACAAAAATATCCAGAAAACCCGATTAGTCGTAAGGCTGCAGCAGAAGTAGGACTTCTCTATTACCAAGATGGAAATTACAATGAAGCTATTAAAACATATAAATGGGTTGTCCAAAAATATCCAGGAAGTGATGAGGCTCGTATGGCAATGCGTGATTTAAAATCACTCTATGTTGATTTAAACCGTGTTGATGAGTATGCTACATTAGCAGAATCAATGCCAGGAGGAATTCGAATGGAAGTTACCGAGCAAGATTCTTTAACATATATTGCAGCAGAAAAAATTTACTTAAGAGGTATGAACTCTGAGGCTAAAAATAGCTTTGAAAGATACCTTGATAAATATCCTGCAGGAGCATTTAGTTTAAATGCACATTATTATTTAAGTGTGATTGCAGGTAAACAAGGGCAAAATGAAGATGTAATTACACATACTTCAAAATTGCTGAGTTATCCTGATAATCCTTATTATGAAGAAGCTCTGATTATGCGTTCAGAGTTAGCGTATAAACAAGGTAACTATACAGAATCTCTTGATTTTTATAAAAAGTTGAAAGATAAAGCTTCATCTCCTGAAAGAATTTTGATGGCACAGACTGGACGTATGCGTTCTGCTGAACATCTAAATAATAATAGTGAAATTATCTTGGCTGCATCAGATTTATTGTTGACAAGTAAACTTACTCCAGAACTTAAGACAGAAGCTCTTTACAATAGAGCAAAAGCTTACTTGGCTGAAGGAAAACAAGAAGTGGCAATGAAAGATTTGATAATCCTTGGTGGAGATACTCGAACTATTTATGGTGCAGAAGCAAAATATTTAGTTGCTGAAAACTTGTATAAAGCAAAAAAATATGGAGCTGCTGAAAAAGAAATTCTTCAGTTTATAGAACAAAGTACTCCACATGCATATTGGTTGGCTAGAGGTTTTGTTCTCCTTTCTGATGTGTATGTTGCTATGGGTAAAAACTTAGAGGCAAGACAATATCTATTAAGTCTGCAACAGAACTATAAAGCAGATGACGATATTGAATCTATGATTACTACTCGATTAAATAAACTTAAAAGCGAAAACGAATAA
- a CDS encoding putative TonB-dependent receptor (KEGG: bth:BT_2817 putative TonB-dependent receptor~SPTR: Putative uncharacterized protein;~IMG reference gene:2504106102), with the protein MKKIYILCATLLGLGIDATAQNIAPIDTTLNRTVVVEKEYNPIIQGASKVNVLPQVEDPTISQKEVEYALGSVSAKAVPVALIKPFVAKEYEGKTLPGYLRLGYGNYGNLDARAHYTFSITPKDQLSFDITSYGMNGKLKSPFEGEPKWKARYYKTVGGIDYKHQFDLVDLNVFGGMGVHNFNFMDQSTPLDGAFGDELFENFNAPKQRFSMGNFGVGAKSTDEFARILYDVTAQFMFYSRQNDIVDNQELKESLVKTDAKFWTVLDEENKLGLDLDMYNRIVNSDSIKNSTTLDLNPYYALDLDSWKIRLGAHLDLGFGFGESFLVSPDVQVQYIFSDSYVLYANAKGGRINTTFRRYETLSPYTFILKKNRDTYEQLNASLGFKASPIPGLWINIYGGFQKLKDDLYQNVVVPTNTLTYFANEDTKNFYGGATIQYDYKNIVQLNLAASGYKWKTDGYNNNALLFKPKMDVEAGILVKPIKPLQIGLNYKLVTREQPELWTNYFEVENISNLSANMRYTVLKQLSVYATVDNILNKKFQYYYGYPIEGINFMAGLSFQF; encoded by the coding sequence ATGAAAAAGATATATATACTTTGCGCAACGTTGCTAGGTCTAGGAATAGATGCTACTGCACAAAATATAGCACCTATAGATACTACTCTTAATCGTACGGTAGTTGTAGAAAAAGAATATAACCCAATAATACAAGGTGCTTCAAAAGTGAATGTTTTACCACAAGTAGAAGATCCTACAATTTCTCAAAAAGAGGTAGAATATGCTTTAGGATCTGTATCTGCAAAAGCTGTTCCTGTAGCCCTTATCAAACCTTTTGTGGCTAAAGAATACGAAGGAAAAACTTTGCCAGGCTATTTGAGATTGGGTTATGGTAATTATGGCAATTTGGATGCTCGTGCACATTATACTTTCTCTATTACTCCTAAAGATCAATTGAGCTTTGACATTACATCTTACGGAATGAATGGAAAGCTAAAATCTCCTTTTGAGGGAGAGCCGAAATGGAAAGCTCGTTATTACAAAACTGTTGGAGGCATAGATTACAAGCATCAATTTGATCTTGTTGATTTGAATGTTTTTGGAGGCATGGGTGTCCATAACTTCAATTTTATGGATCAATCTACACCTTTGGATGGTGCATTTGGAGATGAGCTTTTTGAAAACTTTAATGCTCCAAAGCAGCGGTTTTCAATGGGGAACTTTGGAGTAGGTGCGAAGTCAACAGATGAGTTTGCTCGTATATTATATGATGTTACAGCACAATTCATGTTCTATAGCCGCCAAAATGATATCGTAGATAATCAAGAATTAAAAGAATCTTTAGTTAAGACAGATGCTAAGTTTTGGACTGTTTTAGATGAAGAAAACAAACTCGGTTTGGATCTTGATATGTACAATAGAATTGTGAATAGTGACTCTATTAAGAATTCTACAACCTTAGACTTAAATCCATACTATGCTTTAGATTTGGATAGCTGGAAAATTCGTCTTGGTGCACATTTAGATTTAGGTTTTGGCTTTGGAGAGAGTTTTTTAGTTTCTCCAGATGTTCAGGTGCAATATATCTTTTCTGATAGTTATGTTTTGTATGCTAATGCCAAAGGAGGAAGAATTAATACCACTTTTAGAAGATACGAAACATTGTCTCCATATACCTTTATATTGAAAAAGAATAGAGATACTTATGAGCAACTCAATGCGTCTTTAGGCTTTAAAGCGAGTCCAATTCCGGGTTTATGGATAAATATATACGGAGGATTTCAGAAATTAAAGGATGATTTATATCAAAATGTAGTTGTACCAACGAATACTTTAACTTACTTTGCCAATGAAGACACAAAAAACTTCTACGGTGGAGCTACTATTCAATACGATTATAAGAACATCGTTCAACTGAATTTAGCAGCTTCAGGTTATAAATGGAAAACAGATGGATACAATAACAATGCTTTACTGTTTAAACCTAAGATGGATGTAGAAGCAGGTATTCTTGTAAAACCGATAAAACCTCTTCAAATAGGGTTAAATTATAAATTAGTAACAAGAGAACAACCTGAGCTTTGGACAAATTATTTTGAGGTTGAGAACATAAGTAATCTTTCTGCTAATATGCGTTATACAGTACTAAAACAGCTCTCTGTATATGCGACAGTAGATAATATATTGAATAAAAAGTTCCAATATTATTATGGTTATCCAATTGAGGGCATTAATTTTATGGCTGGTTTAAGTTTCCAATTTTAA